The following are from one region of the Vitis riparia cultivar Riparia Gloire de Montpellier isolate 1030 chromosome 14, EGFV_Vit.rip_1.0, whole genome shotgun sequence genome:
- the LOC117930225 gene encoding alpha/beta hydrolase domain-containing protein 17B-like isoform X1, with protein sequence MGGVTSSMAAKFAFFPPNPPSYKLIRDDLTGLLLLSPFPHRENVEVLKLPTRRGTEIVAVYVRHPMATSTLLYSHGNAADLGQMYELFIELSIHLRVNLMGYDYSGYGQSSGKPSEQNTYADIEAVYKCLEESYGAKQEDIILYGQSVGSGPTLDLAARLPQLRAVVLHSPILSGLRVMYPVKRTYWFDIYKNIDKIPLVNCPVLIIHGTSDEVVDCSHGKQLWELCKEKYEPLWLKGGNHCDLELYPEYIRHLKKFVSTVEKSPSQRNSSRRSTDQFEQSRRSTDVFEVSRKSTDRREKPRQSTDRLEKQKNLSNNADKLEKLRMSFDQMERSRRSVDCHEKSRKSIDHQLERARKSVDRLERIRTG encoded by the exons ATGGGTGGAGTTACTTCATCCATGGCTGCCAAGTTCGCCTTCTTTCCACCCAACCCACCATCTTACAAGCTCATCAGGGACGACCTCACTGGGCTGTTGCTTCTCAGTCCCTTCCCGCACCGTGAAAACGTGGAGGTGCTCAAATTGCCCACTCGTCGGGGCACCGAGATTGTGGCGGTGTATGTTCGGCACCCCATGGCGACCTCAACCCTTCTCTACTCTCATGGCAACGCCGCCGATCTGGGCCAGATGTATGAGCTCTTCATCGAATTGAGCATCCACTTGAGAGTTAATCTCATGGG GTACGATTATTCTGGGTACGGGCAATCATCTGGGAAG CCAAGTGAGCAGAATACATATGCAGATATTGAAGCTGTATACAAGTGTCTTGAAGAGAGCTATGGTGCAAAGCAGGAAGATATCATCCTTTATGGCCAATCTGTTGGGAGTGGCCCAACATTGGATCTTGCTGCTAGGCTGCCTCAGTTAAGAGCTGTTGTTTTGCATAGTCCTATACTTTCAGGTTTAAGAGTTATGTATCCTGTAAAGCGAACATACTGGTTTGACATTTATAAG AACATTGACAAAATTCCACTGGTTAATTGTCCTGTGCTCATCATTCAT GGAACTTCAGATGAAGTAGTTGATTGTTCCCATGGCAAGCAACTCTGGGAACTGTGTAAAGAGAAGTATGAACCTCTATGGCTTAAAGGAGGGAACCACTGTGATTTAGAGCTCTATCCTGAGTATATCAGGCATCTCAAGAAATTTGTATCAACTGTGGAGAAATCGCCTTCCCAGAGGAACAGTTCTAGGAGAAGCACAGATCAGTTTGAGCAGTCTCGGAGGAGTACTGATGTTTTCGAGGTTTCAAGGAAAAGCACCGACCGGAGAGAGAAACCAAGGCAGAGCACTGACAGACTTGAAAAACAGAAAAACCTGTCCAATAATGCTGATAAGCTAGAAAAGTTAAGAATGTCTTTTGACCAAATGGAAAGGTCTCGGAGAAGTGTTGATTGCCATGAGAAGTCCCGGAAAAGCATTGACCACCAACTGGAAAGAGCTCGGAAGAGTGTGGACCGATTGGAACGAATACGAACTGGGtaa
- the LOC117930225 gene encoding alpha/beta hydrolase domain-containing protein 17C-like isoform X2, whose product MGGVTSSMAAKFAFFPPNPPSYKLIRDDLTGLLLLSPFPHRENVEVLKLPTRRGTEIVAVYVRHPMATSTLLYSHGNAADLGQMYELFIELSIHLRVNLMGYDYSGYGQSSGKPSEQNTYADIEAVYKCLEESYGAKQEDIILYGQSVGSGPTLDLAARLPQLRAVVLHSPILSGLRVMYPVKRTYWFDIYKNIDKIPLVNCPVLIIHVRNFR is encoded by the exons ATGGGTGGAGTTACTTCATCCATGGCTGCCAAGTTCGCCTTCTTTCCACCCAACCCACCATCTTACAAGCTCATCAGGGACGACCTCACTGGGCTGTTGCTTCTCAGTCCCTTCCCGCACCGTGAAAACGTGGAGGTGCTCAAATTGCCCACTCGTCGGGGCACCGAGATTGTGGCGGTGTATGTTCGGCACCCCATGGCGACCTCAACCCTTCTCTACTCTCATGGCAACGCCGCCGATCTGGGCCAGATGTATGAGCTCTTCATCGAATTGAGCATCCACTTGAGAGTTAATCTCATGGG GTACGATTATTCTGGGTACGGGCAATCATCTGGGAAG CCAAGTGAGCAGAATACATATGCAGATATTGAAGCTGTATACAAGTGTCTTGAAGAGAGCTATGGTGCAAAGCAGGAAGATATCATCCTTTATGGCCAATCTGTTGGGAGTGGCCCAACATTGGATCTTGCTGCTAGGCTGCCTCAGTTAAGAGCTGTTGTTTTGCATAGTCCTATACTTTCAGGTTTAAGAGTTATGTATCCTGTAAAGCGAACATACTGGTTTGACATTTATAAG AACATTGACAAAATTCCACTGGTTAATTGTCCTGTGCTCATCATTCATGTAA GGAACTTCAGATGA
- the LOC117930224 gene encoding glycerol-3-phosphate dehydrogenase [NAD(+)], with protein MAPAFEDETASETNFSDVEQLHKSKVTVVGSGNWGSVAAKLIASNTLKLSSFHDEVRMWVFEEILPSGEKLSEVINQNNENVKYLPGIKLGKNVVADPDLEHAVKDATMLVFVTPHQFMEGICKRLVGKIRGDAEAISLIKGMEVKMEGPCMISTLITDLLGINCCVLMGANIANEIAVEKFSEATVGYRENRDIAERWVRLFSTPYFMVSAVQDVEGVELCGTLKNVVAIAAGFVDGLEMGNNTKAAIMRIGLREMKAFSKLLFSSVRDSTFFESCGIADLITTCLGGRNRKVAEAFARNGGKRSFDELEAEMLQGQKLQGVSTAREVYEVLSHRGWLELFPLFTAVHEISMGRLPPSAIVEYSEHTPRLNLLEGSAQYC; from the exons ATGGCTCCAGCTTTTGAAGATGAAACCGCATCAGAGACCAACTTCTCAGATGTTGAGCAGCTTCATAAATCTAAGGTCACCGTGGTGGGTAGTGGAAATTGGGGCAGTGTGGCTGCAAAGCTCATTGCCTCCAATACTCTCAAGCTTAGCTCATTCCATG ATGAAGTAAGGATGTGGGTGTTTGAGGAGATATTACCAAGCGGTGAGAAACTCTCAGAAGTCATCAACCAAAACAAT GAAAATGTTAAATACCTTCCTGGTATAAAGCTTGGCAAAAATGTTGTTGCGGACCCAGACCTTGAACACGCAG TGAAGGATGCAACCATGTTGGTGTTTGTGACCCCACACCAATTCATGGAGGGTATATGCAAGAGGCTTGTTGGGAAGATAAGGGGAGATGCGGAGGCTATTTCCCTCATCAAAGGAATGGAGGTCAAAATGGAAGGCCCATGCATGATCTCCACTCTCATTACTGACTTGCTAGGAATCAATTGTTGTGTTCTAATGGGTGCCAACATTGCTAATGAG ATCGCTGTGGAGAAGTTTAGTGAAGCAACAGTTGGATACAGAGAGAACAGAGATATTGCAGAGAGATGGGTTCGACTGTTTAGTACTCCATATTTCATGGTTTCAGCT GTCCAGGATGTGGAAGGCGTTGAACTATGTGGAACCCTGAAGAATGTTGTGGCCATTGCAGcag GTTTTGTGGATGGGTTGGAGATGGGAAATAACACCAAG GCTGCAATTATGAGAATTGGTCTAAGGGAGATGAAGGCTTTCTCCAAGTTGCTGTTCTCATCTGTTAGAGACAGTACCTTCTTTGAGAGCTGTGGCATAGCTGATCTCATCACAACATGCT TGGGAGGAAGAAACAGGAAAGTTGCAGAGGCTTTTGCAAGGAATGGAGGGAAAAG GTCTTTCGATGAGCTTGAAGCAGAGATGTTGCAAGGTCAGAAGCTACAG GGTGTTTCGACAGCAAGAGAGGTTTATGAGGTTTTAAGTCACCGTGGATGGCTCGAACTATTCCCGCTTTTCACTGCAGTGCATGAAATCAGCATGGGGCGTCTTCCACCCTCGGCTATAGTTGAATATAGTGAGCACACACCCAGACTCAACCTGTTGGAAGGCTCTGCTCAGTACTGTTGA
- the LOC117931453 gene encoding protein terminal ear1-like, protein MKEAGEVAKFQKNLDPQAQEFRPRNPSSNNQIGTPFQPHICYAYPFSYVSTPVMSQPSLAAGTPLPPAAPGPTRVVLLSCVPTDVSEAAVRMEMEGFGEVGAVEMERLRDGIVIVHFYDLRHAEEAVMEIQEQYMQQQSRLRRFYEYDAMLFGHLGLERQSLVVPVAFPARGLIAGRAVWAQFSAPESTTPTPDGHNQGTLVISNLDSKLSASKLKEIVQNFGHVKEFREMTPKQQKWFVEFFDTRDAARALSELDGKEIYDKKLVIKFSCSGGYGRIKSSTAAAMATTSYNDINSRKIIHSRTALCPPHVTGGILQSCRSSSVAPSASVHLSQALLPTKRPIFRTENSSRKGIGRSNCGSIAPISSLSLGEDGSECTKSSGKCLRKVNYGHQKVPTVKQPRKRGQKNPDSHFLINVDAIAESNSRDTRTTVMIKNIPNKYSQKLLLNMLDNHCILSNEKITGDDEPLSSYDFVYLPIDFHNKCNVGYGFVNLTTPQAAWRLYKAFHLQQWEVFNSRKICEVTYARLQGLEALKQHFKNSKFACMVDDYLPVMFSPPRDGKQMSEPVPVVGCSISGISHGRHEEKVGGEMVEEVNDDNGDCSSNPSSKHDDE, encoded by the exons ATGAAAGAAGCAGGAGAAGTTGCCAAGTTTCAGAAAAACTTGGACCCACAAGCCCAAGAGTTCCGACCAAGAAACCCTTCATCCAATAACCAGATTGGTACTCCTTTTCAACCCCATATTTGCTATGCCTATCCTTTTTCCTATGTATCTACTCCGGTCATGTCGCAGCCTAGTCTCGCCGCCGGAACCCCGCTGCCTCCGGCGGCTCCGGGGCCCACCAGGGTGGTGCTACTGAGCTGTGTGCCGACCGATGTGAGTGAAGCGGCGGTGAGGATGGAGATGGAGGGGTTTGGAGAGGTGGGGGCTGTTGAGATGGAGAGGTTGAGAGATGGAATCGTGATCGTTCATTTCTATGACTTGAGGCATGCGGAGGAAGCGGTGATGGAGATTCAAGAGCAGTACATGCAGCAGCAGAGCAGGTTGAGGAGGTTTTATGAATACGACGCCATGTTGTTTGGCCATCTGGGGTTGGAGAGGCAGAGCTTAGTTGTTCCGGTTGCTTTTCCAGCACGTGGACTCATCGCCGGCAGGGCTGTCTGGGCTCAGTTCTCGGCGCCGGAGTCCACCACCCCCACTCCTGATGGGCATAATCAGGGGACACTTGTCATTTCCAACTTGGATTCTAAGCTCTCTGCAAGCAAGCTCAAGGAAATCGTCCAAAACTTTG GGCATGTGAAGGAATTCAGAGAAATGACACCAAAACAGCAGAAGTGGTTTGTAGAGTTCTTTGATACCAGAGACGCTGCTAGAGCTCTTTCAGAGCTGGATGGAAAGGAAATTTATGACAAAAAACTTGTAATTAAATTCAGCTGCTCAGGTGGCTATGGCAGAATAAAGTCCAGTACTGCAGCTGCAATGGCCACCACCAGTTACAATGACATAAACTcaagaaaaattattcattCAAGAACAGCCCTATGCCCACCACATGTTACTGGAGGTATATTACAAAGTTGTCGCTCAAGCTCAGTTGCTCCTTCTGCTTCAGTACACCTTTCTCAAGCCTTACTGCCTACAAAAAGACCCATCTTCAGGACAGAGAACAGTAGTAGGAAGGGCATTGGAAGGTCAAATTGTGGATCAATAGCTCCAATTTCCTCATTGTCCTTGGGTGAAGATGGGAGTGAATGTACCAAATCCAGTGGGAAATGCTTGAGAAAAGTGAATTACGGCCATCAAAAGGTACCCACAGTCAAGCAACCCAGGAAGAGGGGTCAAAAGAACCCGGATTCTCACTTTTTGATCAATGTTGATGCTATAGCTGAGTCCAATTCGAGAGACACCCGGACCACTGTGATGATCAAGAACATACCCAACAAGTACAG TCAGAAACTGCTTTTGAATATGCTAGACAATCACTGCATCCTCTCTAATGAGAAGATTACAGGAGATGATGAGCCCTTGTCTTCCTACGACTTCGTCTATCTTCCTATTGATTTCCA TAACAAATGCAATGTGGGATATGGATTTGTGAATCTTACAACTCCCCAAGCTGCATGGAGACTCTATAAGGCTTTCCATTTGCAACAGTGGGAGGTCTTTAACTCCAGAAAAATTTGTGAAGTCACGTATGCTCGCTTGCAG GGTTTGGAAGCTCTGAAGCAGCACTTCAAGAACTCAAAATTTGCATGCATGGTGGACGACTACCTTCCAGTCATGTTTTCTCCACCCCGAGACGGCAAGCAAATGTCTGAGCCAGTGCCTGTGGTTGGCTGCTCCATCTCTGGCATCAGCCATGGAAGACATGAGGAGAAGGTTGGTGGGGAAATGGTTGAGGAAGTTAATGATGATAATGGTGATTGTAGCTCAAATCCCAGCAGCAAACATGATGATGAATAG
- the LOC117929563 gene encoding mitochondrial inner membrane protease ATP23 homolog produces the protein MEGDSAPTIPAADVSSGVNGGMTVKECEQMIQKSLRTPMVKFLRENLEKSGCAIGDKFIKAIYCNTKVSGGYARGEGIVVCSNHMNIQDEVNQVVIHELIHAYDDCRAANLDWTNCAHHACSEIRSGHLSGDCHFKRELLRGYLKVRGHGQECVRRRVMKSVTANPHCSEAAAKDAMEAVWDVCYNDTKPFDRAP, from the exons ATGGAAGGCGACTCCGCTCCAACAATCCCCGCGGCAGACGTTTCATCGGGCGTCAATGGTGGCATGACGGTAAAGGAATGTGAACAGATGATCCAGAAAAGCCTTCGAA ctCCCATGGTCAAATTTCTGAGGGAAAATTTGGAGAAATCTGGATGCGCGATTGGTGACAAGTTCATCAAGGCCATTTATTGCAACACGAAGGTCAGTGGCGGTTACGCTCGTGGCGAAGGG ATAGTGGTATGTAGTAATCACATGAACATTCAAGATGAGGTCAATCAAGTAGTAATCCATGAGCTGATTCACGCATATGATGATTGTCGTGCAGCAAACTTGGATTGGACTAATTGTGCTCATCATGCTTGTAGTGAG ATTCGTTCTGGTCATCTAAGTGGTGATTGTCACTTCAAGCGGGAATTGCTGAGGGGTTATTTGAAGGTTCGGGGGCATGGACAA GAGTGTGTGAGAAGAAGAGTTATGAAGTCAGTCACAGCTAATCCTCACTGCTCAGAAGCAGCTGCAAAGGATGCCATGGAGGCTGTCTGGGATGTATGTTACAATGATACAAAGCCCTTTGACAGAGCTCCTTGA
- the LOC117930019 gene encoding classical arabinogalactan protein 4-like, producing the protein MARQLVALAFIFLAVAGLVSAQSPKATAPTASKISPSPSPSSTTSDTHPLAPSPSSPSPATAPVASAPTPSATTPAEVPVSSAPTPSATSPAPFAPEPSAVSPDTSDAIADSPEDFISAVPASAPGNVFSPPAPDEEFYSTEGPAAGPMAYGAGDAPAQSPEPSHKDTATALEVSATLGVAAVASLLLF; encoded by the coding sequence ATGGCACGTCAACTTGTGGCCCTCGCCTTCATCTTTCTGGCTGTTGCTGGCTTGGTATCCGCCCAGTCACCCAAAGCCACCGCCCCCACCGCCTCTAAAATTTCCCCTTCACCTTCACCGTCATCCACCACCTCCGACACCCACCCACTTGCTCCATCTCCTAGCTCACCCTCCCCTGCCACCGCCCCAGTTGCCTCAGCTCCAACTCCCTCCGCCACCACCCCCGCTGAGGTTCCAGTCTCTTCCGCCCCTACACCGTCGGCCACCTCCCCAGCGCCCTTCGCCCCTGAGCCATCCGCCGTCTCTCCTGACACTTCCGACGCAATAGCCGATTCCCCGGAAGACTTCATCTCCGCCGTTCCAGCTTCAGCTCCTGGCAATGTCTTCTCACCACCTGCACCCGACGAGGAATTCTATTCCACAGAGGGACCCGCCGCAGGACCCATGGCCTATGGCGCAGGAGATGCACCAGCTCAATCTCCAGAACCCAGCCATAAAGATACCGCTACCGCCCTGGAGGTGTCTGCTACCTTGGGTGTTGCTGCCGTGGCCAGTTTATTATTGTTCTAA